In Alphaproteobacteria bacterium, the genomic window CGCTCGGGTCTTGCCATCAAGCATGGCCTGACCGTCCTCAACGCGCCCGGTACGGTCGACAGCGACTATCGGGGCGAGATCGGCGTCGTTCTGGTGAATCTTGGCGAGCATCGATTCACGGTGACGCGCGGCATGCGCATAGCACAGCTTGTCGTCGCGCGCGTGGCGCAAGCCAGCCTCGAGGAGGTCGCGACGCTGCCTGAAACCGCGCGTGGTGGTGGCGGCTTCGGTTCGACGGGCGAGGCCGGCCCGGAGCCGGGTGTGGCACCGGCTCGCGCCGTGGCGAGCAGAGCGGGAGGCGACTGAAGCGAATGCTGCGCCTCTCGAAAAAACTCATCTTCGCGATCGAGGCCGTGCTCGACATCGCCTATAACGCCGGCAGCGAGCCCGTGCAATCCGGTGAAATCACGCGTCGCCAAGGAATTCCGCGCCGCTATTTGGAGCAAGTCCTGCAGCAGCTCGTCCGCGCCGGCATCCTAACGGGCGTGCGAGGCCCGCG contains:
- the dut gene encoding dUTP diphosphatase, whose product is RSGLAIKHGLTVLNAPGTVDSDYRGEIGVVLVNLGEHRFTVTRGMRIAQLVVARVAQASLEEVATLPETARGGGGFGSTGEAGPEPGVAPARAVASRAGGD